The genomic window CTCCCTCGCGGACCGCCTCGGCTACGAGGACAGCGCCCTGGAGGGCGTCGAGTACCGCGAGTCCCTCAAGCCCCTGCTGGCCAAACTGCCGCCGCGCGAGCGCCAGATCATCATGCTCCGCTTCTTCGCCAACATGACGCAGTCGCAGATCGGCGAGGAGGTCGGCATCTCCCAGATGCACGTCTCGCGCCTGCTGACGCGGACGCTGGCGCAGCTGCGCGAGGGCCTGATCGCGGACTGACGTCGGGTGTGGGGGCCTGCGCGCCCCCACACCGGCTCCTGTGTCTCTTTTCGCGCGGGGCTTTCTCATTGACGAAGCGTCAGCCAGACTGGCGCGATGCGACGGCGACACGTGGGGTACGGGCTCGCGGGGGCCGCACTCTGCCTCGGCGGGATGCTCGCAGCCTGCGGGGGCGGGGATCCCGGCGAGGGGTACGTGGCCGTCGGGGCCGGAGAAGGGACGGCGGCGCCCGTGGCGCCCTCCGGAGACATCGTGTTCGTACCGCTGGACGGAGCGACGCCGCCCGGTGCCGCCGCGAGCGGCGGTGGCAGTGCGGGCGGCAGTCCGGCAGGGGGCCTGTCCGGCGCTCCTGGAACGCCCGGACTGCCCGGAACGCCCGGGGCGCCCCCGGCGGATGGATCCGGCACGGGCGGCACCAGTGGCACGGGCGGCGCACCCGCGCCGGAATCACCCGGCGGCGCCACGCCGTCGGCGCCCGGCACCACCACGCCCACGCCCGCGCCCCCGCCTCAGCCACCGCCTTCGTCCTCGCCTGCACCCGCCCTGCTGAGCGTCGGGGAGCTGCTGCGGGACATCACGGAGAAGCGGTGGTGCGAGAAGGTCACCGTGGAGTTCCGCAACACCGGTGGCTCACCGGTGCGTTCGGGCACCGTGACCTTCGAGACGCACATCATCGGCGCACTCGGCATCGACTGGGCGACCGTCGAGACGGGCCAGCCGCTGCCCGCGCCGATCGCTGCGGGCGCGACCAGGAGGGCGGCGTACACGGTGTGCGTGGACGCCTGGCGCGTACCCCTGGGCATGCACATCGAGACCCAGGACGCACGCGCCGACTACTGACACCGGCCGCTGATGCCGGCCGCTGATGCCGACCACTGGCACCGGCTACTGCTGCCGGCGCCGGTACCTGGGCGCGTCAGGAGAGCGCGAGCCAGGCCACCGCGCCGAGGATCGCGACGATCGCCACGACACCGACGATCAGCCCGACGCGCGGACCGGCCGGCGCGGACGGCGCCGCCGAGCGGCCGCCGGCCTGCGGTGCCGTGCCCTCGTCGACGAAGGCGCGGAACATCTGGGTGTTGCCCGCGGGGTCGTAGTTGCCCTCGGGACCGGGACCGTGGGGGGCTTGGGGGTTGTGTGCCATGGTGCAGGACCCTAGCGAACCCGGGTGGCCCGCCCCAACCCCCGGCCCACCGCCCTCGCGACATACGCGCAAGTCATCCGCAAAGTCATCCGCACATGACCTCGCATATGCAAACCCTTTTGCGTTCCTTTACCCCTGAAGCCCTCATTTCATTTGCCTGAAGCAACCAACCACTCTATGGTTGCCCTAAGCAACAAGATGGGGAGGTGCCTGCGGGATGGCCGAGCGCAGTCAGTACGAGGAGCTCGCCAGGCAGCTCAGCGCCATCGGGGCGGTCAAGCGCGCTCTCGCGCGCACCCTGCCCGCCGAGTGCCCCGGCGGATCCGCCGCCGTGCTCGCCCTCATCGACCGGTACGGAGAGATGCGGCTGAGCCGTCTCGCCGAGCTGCTCTCCGTCGACATGTCGGTGACCAGCCGGCATGTGGCCCATGTCGCCGACCGCGGCTGGGTCGAGCGCGCCCCCGACCCCGACGACCGGCGCTCCCGCATCCTGCGGCTGACCCCGGCGGGAAGTGAGCTGCTCGACGGCCTCGGCCGCCGGACCACGGACATGTTCGCCCACTACCTCAGCGACTGGTCCGACGACGAGGTCGGACAGCTGACCTCGATGCTGGCCCGACTCCGCGACTCCGTCGGGGACTGCCGGGCCGCCCACATGACAGACGTGAGAGACAAGGAAGTACATGGCTACGACCACACCGGCAGGTGTGCGGGGCGGCCACGCCAGGACCCGTGACGACGCTGGCGCGCCGATGACACACCGGCAGATCATGGAGGCGTTGTCCGGGCTGCTGCTCGGCATGTTCGTCGCCATCCTCTCCTCGACGATCGTCTCCAACGCCCTGCCGGAGATCATCACCGATCTCGGCGGCGGCCAGTCCGCCTACACCTGGGTCGTCACGGCCGCGCTGCTGTCGATGACCGCGACCACCCCCCTGTGGGGCAAGCTCGCCGACCTCTTCTCCAAGAAGCTGCTGGTCCAGATAGCCCTGGTCATCTACATGGCGGGCTCGGTCGTCGCTGGTCTCGCCCAGGACACCGGCACGCTCATCGCCTGCCGCGTCGTCCAGGGCATCGGCGTGGGCGGTCTCACCGCCCTCGCGCAGGTCATCATGGCCGCGATGATCGCGCCGCGGGAGCGCGGCCGCTACAGCGGATACCTCGGCGCGACCTTCGCCGTCGCAACCGTCGGCGGCCCGCTGCTCGGCGGCGTCATCACCGACACCGAGTGGCTCGGCTGGCGCTGGTGCTTCTACGTCGGTGTGCCGTTCGCCCTGATCGCGCTGGTCGTGCTGCAGAAGACGCTGAAGCTGCCCGTCGTGAAGCGGAAGGTGAAGGTCGACTGGGCGGGCGCGTTCTTCATCAGCGCCGCCGTCTCGCTGCTGCTGCTCTGGGTGACCTTCGCGGGCGACAAGTACGCCTGGCTGTCGTGGCAGACGTACGCCATGACCGGCGGCGCGGCCTTCCTGGGCCTGGTCTTCCTGCTCGTCGAGTCGCGGGCGAGCGAGCCGATCATCCCGCTGCGGCTCTTCCGCAACCGCACCATCACGCTGGCCTCGCTGGCCTCGCTCTTCGTCGGTGTCGCGATGTTCGCCGGCACGGTCTTCTTCAGCCAGTACTTCCAGCTGGCGCGCGACCAGTCCCCGACGATGTCCGGCGTCATGACCATCCCGATGATCGCGGGCCTCTTCGTCTCGTCGACCGTCTCCGGGCAGATCATCACCAAGACCGGCCGGTGGAAGGCGTGGCTGGTCAGCGGCGGTGTGCTGGTGACCGGCGGCCTCGGGCTGCTGGGCACGATCCGCTACGACACCGAGTACTGGCACATCGCGGTCTTCATGGCCGTCATGGGTCTGGGCCTCGGCATGATGATGCAGAACCTGGTGCTGTGCACCCAGAACCAGGTAGCCCCGCAGGACCTCGGCTCGGCCTCGTCCGTCGTCACCTTCTTCCGCTCGCTGGGCGGTGCGATCGGCGTCTCGGCGCTGGGCGCCGTCCTCGGCAAGCGGGTCACCCACTACGTCGAGGACGGCCTCGCCGAACTCGGCCCGCGCGCCGCGGCCATGGGCCACGGCGGTACGGGCGGCGGGGGCATCCCGGACCTGGACACCCTGCCGGGGCCGGTCCGTACGGTCGTGGAGAGCGCCTACGGGCACGGGGTCGCGGACGTCTTCCTGTGGTCGGCGCCGTTCGCGCTGCTCGCGTTCCTGGTGACCCTGTTCATCAAGGAGGTGGCGCTGAAGAGCGCCACGACCACGACGGAGGAGGCCGTCCAGGAGCCGGCGCACGAGTCGGCAACCGAGCCGGCGCACGAGTCGGCGCCCGGGTCCGCCGAGCCGGTTGCGGCGTCCGCCGCGGGCACGGCGGTGCGCGGCACCGTCCGCGGCACGGAGGGCGCACCCGTCGCACGGGCCGCGGTCACCCTGATCTCGCTGGGCGGGCGGCAGTTGGGCCGCACGGTGGCCCACGAGGACGGCGCGTACGCACTGGACGCCCCCGGCACCGGTTCGTACGTCCTGATCGCCTCCGCCGACGGCTTCCAGCCACAGGCGTCCACGGTGATCGTCGGCGACGAGCCCGTCGCGTACGACATCCTCCTCGCCGGTACGAGCGGTCTCTCGGGCTTCGTGGTCACCGCCGACGGCGGGGCGCCGATGGAGGGCGCAGTGGTGATCGTCACCGATGTGCGCGGCGACGTGCTGGCCGCCGGGAAGTCCGCGGCCGACGGCGGCTTCGCCTTCGCCGAGCTGGTCCCGGGCCCCGTGACCCTCGCGGTGAACGCGACGGGCTTCCGGCCACTGGCCCTCCCCGTGGAGATCAGTGGCCGGGGCGTGACCCGCGTCGAGGCGGCCCTGCGGTCGGGCGCGCTGGTCCAGGGCACCGTACGGGCCGGCGCCGCACGGCGGCCGCTGCCCGACGCGCGCGTGACCCTGGTGGACGCGGCCGGAAACGTGGTCGCCACCGCGACGACCGGCGAGGACGGCGCGTACGCCTTCGCCGATCTGGACGCCGGCGACTACACGGTCATCGCGACCGGCTACCCGCCGGTGGCGGGCACGCTCACCGTGGCCGGCCGCGGCGTCGACGGCCACGACATCGAACTCGCCCACGCGGACACCCTCTAGCTAGGGCCTGTCTTTCGGGTCAGGCCGGATCGGCGAGCGGCCCGCCGCGGAGCGGCTGATGTCACAGCGATGCGTGCGGCTGCAAGCGGAGGAGGAAGTCGACGCGGTGGGGCACCTCCCGTGCCCGGAGGGCTACGGGGGAGTCGGTGACCGACGACAACGCAGCAGATGTGCGTGCCAGGGCACGCGAGCCCGGCAGGATCCGGAAGACAGGCCCTGGTGACCGACCCCCGGGCACCGCTCCGAGCGGAGGCGCGTGCCCGGGGCCGGGGCGGCGGGCAGGGGACGGCCCGCCGCCCCGGCAACTCTCTGTGAAGCTCTGTGAGGAAACAGGATGGGACTTCAGGCACAGGTACGGACCCGCGACGGCTGGGCGGTCCGGCACGCGGTGCTGACCGTCACGGACATGACGGGCACCCAGGTGCTGCGGGCCGAGGCGGACGCCGACGGCGGCGTCCGGACGGACGCGCCGCTGGCGCCGGGGCCGTACACGGTCATCGTCACGGCGCTCGGCTACGCCCCGTCCGCCTCGACCGCGCTGGTCACGGCGAGCGGCCGGGCGCAGGTCGGCACGGTGGTGCTGGCCCGCCAGGGCGGGGCCGAACTGCCGCCGCCGGGCGCCTGGTCGGTCGATCCCGCGCACTCCACGGTGGGCGTGGTCGCCCAGCACCTGGGGATGTCCAGCGTGCACGGCCGGTTCACGGACTTCGGCGGCCGGATCGAGATCGCGACGGACGTGGCCCGTTCCCACGTGGACGCGGTGATCGGCGCCGCCTCGATCGACACCGGCAACGGCCTGCGCGACAAGCACCTCAGGTCCGCGGACTTCCTCGACGTGGAGCGCTTCCCGCAGATCACCTATCGCAGCCACGGCCTCGCCCCCGCCGGGCCGGACCGCTGGACGGTCCACGGACTGCTCTCGCTCCACGGGATCGAGCGGGAGACCGACCTCTCGCTGTCGTACCTGGGCACGGGCCCCGACCCGTGGGGCGGGGTGCGGGCGGCCTTCCGCGCGACGACGGAGCTGCGCCGCGACGACTTCGCGATGACGTACAACCAGGTCGTGCAGGCGGGGATCGCGGCCATCGGCACGACGCTCAGGGTGGAGCTGGACATCCAGGCCGTCCAGGGCGGGGTGATCCCCTAGAGGACCGGGCACCCCCTAGTGCTGTGGCCGGAAAGGTTTGCCGGGATGCTCGCGGCGTCCGGTGCGGTGCATCGCAAGGCGGAGGACCGCCCTCGTACTGGGCGTACTCGGGCGATCCGACAACGCCGCGTGGGGGCACCTCCCGTGCCCGAAGGGCTACGGGGGAGTGCCGTGCCGGGCGTCGCGAGCCGGTGAACCTTTTCGGCCACAGCACTAGGGTGCCGGGTATGGCACCCAACATCGCGAGCAACACCCCGGTGGATCTGGAGCAGTTGCTGGAGTTCGTACGCCCCCGCCATCACGCGATCCTGCTGACGCGCCGCTCCGACGGCGCCCCGCAGGGCTCCCCGCTGACCTGCGGCGTAGACGACTCGGGCCGGATCGTCGTGTCGACGTACCCGGAGCGGGCGAAGACGCGGAACGCCAAGCGGGACGAGCGGGTGAGCGTCATCGTGCTGAGCGACGACTGGGACGGGCCGTGGGTCCAGATCGACGGCACGGCGGAGGTCATCGACGCGCCGGACTCGGTCGAGCCGCTCGTCGAGTACTACCGCAACATCGCGGGGGAGCACCCGGACTGGGCGGAGTACCGCGAGGCGATGGTCAAGCAGGGCAAGTCCATCATCCGGATCACGCCGGTGCGGTGGGGACCGGTGGCGAAGGGCGGCTTCCCGAAGCCTGCGAAGCAGCGCGAGGGAAGTGAAGAGAGAGGGAAGTGAAGTGAGGGGTCCCGAGCGGCCGGCTCCGTAGGACGCGGCCACGTAGGACGCGGCCGGTCCCGCAGGGACTCGACTGGTCCCGCAAGGGTCCGGCCGGGCGCTACGCCCGGGCCACCATCGTCTCGATGCCCGCGATCATCAGCTCCAGCGCGTGGCCGAAGTCGCGGTCGAGCCTCTCCGCGACCGTGTCGCCGCCGCGCGCCTCCATGATCTTCTCGGCCTCTTCGAGCAGCTTCTCGCCCCCCGGAATCGCCCGCGTCGCCCCCATGGCCTCCTCGTAGAAGTCGTCGAGCGTCATCCCGGCATCGGCGCAGCGCCTTCTGAACTGCCCTTCGACCGTGCCGTGGCCGTAGACGAACTGGAAGACGGCGGACGTCCCGGCCGTCTGCCAGTTCAGCGGGAGCCCGGTGTTGCCGATGATCCGGTGCACGGTCCCCGCGAAGGCCAGCGCGTGCGGGCCGATGTTCAGATACGTGCCGACGAGCGACGAGATCCAGGGGTGGGCGATCAGCAGGGCCCGGTACGCGGCGGCGACTCCCCGGAGCTGGTCGCGCCAGTCCGCGTCCTCCTCCGCCGGGTCGGGCAGCGGCATCTCGCCGTAGATCGAGTCGAGGGCGAGTTCGAGGAGGTCGTCCTTGGTGTCGACGTACCAGTAGACGGACATGGCGGTGACGCCCATCTCGGCGGCGAGCCTGCGCATCGAGAACTTCGCCAGCCCTTCGGCGTCGAGCAGCCGGACCGTCGCCGCGGTGATCCTCTCCCGGTCGAGTCCGGAGGGCTGCTCGGC from Streptomyces sp. FIT100 includes these protein-coding regions:
- a CDS encoding MarR family winged helix-turn-helix transcriptional regulator — its product is MAERSQYEELARQLSAIGAVKRALARTLPAECPGGSAAVLALIDRYGEMRLSRLAELLSVDMSVTSRHVAHVADRGWVERAPDPDDRRSRILRLTPAGSELLDGLGRRTTDMFAHYLSDWSDDEVGQLTSMLARLRDSVGDCRAAHMTDVRDKEVHGYDHTGRCAGRPRQDP
- a CDS encoding YceI family protein, producing the protein MGLQAQVRTRDGWAVRHAVLTVTDMTGTQVLRAEADADGGVRTDAPLAPGPYTVIVTALGYAPSASTALVTASGRAQVGTVVLARQGGAELPPPGAWSVDPAHSTVGVVAQHLGMSSVHGRFTDFGGRIEIATDVARSHVDAVIGAASIDTGNGLRDKHLRSADFLDVERFPQITYRSHGLAPAGPDRWTVHGLLSLHGIERETDLSLSYLGTGPDPWGGVRAAFRATTELRRDDFAMTYNQVVQAGIAAIGTTLRVELDIQAVQGGVIP
- a CDS encoding TetR/AcrR family transcriptional regulator, with the protein product MVAAADRAKRPAVTSVWLESRAPRGRRAEQPSGLDRERITAATVRLLDAEGLAKFSMRRLAAEMGVTAMSVYWYVDTKDDLLELALDSIYGEMPLPDPAEEDADWRDQLRGVAAAYRALLIAHPWISSLVGTYLNIGPHALAFAGTVHRIIGNTGLPLNWQTAGTSAVFQFVYGHGTVEGQFRRRCADAGMTLDDFYEEAMGATRAIPGGEKLLEEAEKIMEARGGDTVAERLDRDFGHALELMIAGIETMVARA
- a CDS encoding MFS transporter, translated to MATTTPAGVRGGHARTRDDAGAPMTHRQIMEALSGLLLGMFVAILSSTIVSNALPEIITDLGGGQSAYTWVVTAALLSMTATTPLWGKLADLFSKKLLVQIALVIYMAGSVVAGLAQDTGTLIACRVVQGIGVGGLTALAQVIMAAMIAPRERGRYSGYLGATFAVATVGGPLLGGVITDTEWLGWRWCFYVGVPFALIALVVLQKTLKLPVVKRKVKVDWAGAFFISAAVSLLLLWVTFAGDKYAWLSWQTYAMTGGAAFLGLVFLLVESRASEPIIPLRLFRNRTITLASLASLFVGVAMFAGTVFFSQYFQLARDQSPTMSGVMTIPMIAGLFVSSTVSGQIITKTGRWKAWLVSGGVLVTGGLGLLGTIRYDTEYWHIAVFMAVMGLGLGMMMQNLVLCTQNQVAPQDLGSASSVVTFFRSLGGAIGVSALGAVLGKRVTHYVEDGLAELGPRAAAMGHGGTGGGGIPDLDTLPGPVRTVVESAYGHGVADVFLWSAPFALLAFLVTLFIKEVALKSATTTTEEAVQEPAHESATEPAHESAPGSAEPVAASAAGTAVRGTVRGTEGAPVARAAVTLISLGGRQLGRTVAHEDGAYALDAPGTGSYVLIASADGFQPQASTVIVGDEPVAYDILLAGTSGLSGFVVTADGGAPMEGAVVIVTDVRGDVLAAGKSAADGGFAFAELVPGPVTLAVNATGFRPLALPVEISGRGVTRVEAALRSGALVQGTVRAGAARRPLPDARVTLVDAAGNVVATATTGEDGAYAFADLDAGDYTVIATGYPPVAGTLTVAGRGVDGHDIELAHADTL
- a CDS encoding PPOX class F420-dependent oxidoreductase gives rise to the protein MAPNIASNTPVDLEQLLEFVRPRHHAILLTRRSDGAPQGSPLTCGVDDSGRIVVSTYPERAKTRNAKRDERVSVIVLSDDWDGPWVQIDGTAEVIDAPDSVEPLVEYYRNIAGEHPDWAEYREAMVKQGKSIIRITPVRWGPVAKGGFPKPAKQREGSEERGK